In Nocardioides faecalis, the following proteins share a genomic window:
- the rapZ gene encoding RNase adapter RapZ: MAKHADPISGPLVVITGMTGAGRSTAAKELEDLGFYVVDNLPPGLLADVVRLVDDSHGPAQAIAVVVDVRSGSFFQGLRSALAHGVGGREVTLVFLDADDQVLVRRQEAARRPHPLQGGGRLLDGLERERVVLADLRADADLVIDTSNLNVHQLTDRIADAFGSTESTRLRVSVISFGFKHGIPVDADYLADMRFLPNPHWVPELRPRTGQDPEVADYVLHRDGAAQFLDAYVPLLEGVAAGYVREGKRFMRVAIGCTGGKHRSVAMSEEICRRLQDAGYSARVFHRDLGRE, translated from the coding sequence ATGGCTAAGCACGCCGACCCCATCTCCGGCCCGCTGGTCGTGATCACGGGGATGACCGGTGCCGGGCGCAGCACGGCGGCGAAGGAGCTGGAGGACCTCGGCTTCTACGTGGTGGACAACCTGCCGCCAGGACTGCTCGCCGACGTGGTCCGGCTCGTCGACGACAGCCACGGTCCCGCCCAGGCGATCGCCGTCGTCGTCGACGTGCGCTCCGGCTCCTTCTTCCAGGGCCTGCGCAGCGCCCTGGCGCACGGCGTGGGCGGGCGCGAGGTGACGCTCGTCTTCCTCGACGCCGACGACCAGGTGCTCGTGCGACGGCAGGAGGCGGCCCGGCGACCGCACCCGCTGCAAGGGGGCGGCCGGCTGCTCGACGGGTTGGAGCGGGAGCGGGTCGTGCTGGCGGACCTGCGCGCCGATGCGGACCTGGTGATCGACACCAGCAACCTCAACGTGCACCAGCTGACCGACCGGATCGCGGACGCGTTCGGCTCCACCGAGAGCACCCGGCTGCGGGTGAGCGTGATCAGCTTCGGGTTCAAGCACGGCATCCCGGTCGACGCCGACTACCTGGCCGACATGCGCTTCCTGCCCAACCCGCACTGGGTCCCCGAGCTGCGCCCGCGCACCGGTCAGGACCCCGAGGTCGCCGACTACGTGCTGCACCGCGATGGCGCGGCACAGTTCCTCGACGCCTACGTCCCGCTCCTCGAGGGCGTCGCCGCGGGCTACGTGCGCGAGGGCAAGCGATTCATGCGCGTCGCCATCGGCTGCACCGGCGGCAAGCACCGCAGTGTCGCCATGAGCGAGGAGATCTGCCGCCGGCTGCAGGACGCGGGCTACTCCGCACGGGTCTTCCACCGCGACCTGGGGCGGGAGTGA
- a CDS encoding gluconeogenesis factor YvcK family protein: protein MGEDSLPTAPVTSSTARAQSIVALGGGHGLHASLSALRRLLDDLTVDELTAVVTVADNGGSSGRLRGEFGVLPPGDLRMALAALCGDDEWGDTWARVLQHRFTGDGEMRGHVVGNLLIVGLWDLLGDHVDALDWVGRLLGARGRVLPMALTPMDITAEVRGLVPGDPDALTSVRGQVEIATTEGVISSIALEPHSPPVSPAVVSAIDEADWVVLGPGSWFTSVLPHLLVPDLSAALASTRGRVVVVLNLAEQEGETGGFGPADHLAVLAEHAPALAIDTVLADRASVGADLSELEEMVAALGARLVLDEVAAEDGTARHDPEKLAAAYERIFRAG, encoded by the coding sequence GTGGGTGAGGACTCCCTCCCGACCGCCCCTGTCACCAGCTCGACCGCGCGTGCACAGTCGATCGTGGCGCTCGGTGGCGGGCACGGCCTGCACGCCTCCCTGAGCGCGCTGCGCCGGCTGCTCGACGACCTCACCGTCGACGAGCTCACGGCGGTCGTGACGGTCGCCGACAACGGCGGTTCGTCCGGGCGGTTGCGGGGAGAGTTCGGCGTCCTCCCGCCGGGCGACCTGCGGATGGCGCTGGCCGCGCTGTGCGGTGACGACGAGTGGGGAGACACCTGGGCTCGGGTGCTGCAGCACCGCTTCACCGGCGACGGCGAGATGCGCGGCCACGTGGTCGGCAACCTCCTCATCGTCGGGCTCTGGGACCTCCTCGGCGACCACGTCGACGCGCTCGACTGGGTCGGTCGTCTGCTGGGCGCCCGCGGGCGCGTGCTGCCGATGGCACTGACGCCGATGGACATCACCGCCGAGGTCCGCGGCCTGGTGCCGGGCGACCCTGACGCGCTGACCAGCGTGCGGGGCCAGGTCGAGATCGCCACCACTGAGGGCGTGATCAGCTCCATCGCGCTGGAGCCGCACTCCCCGCCGGTGAGCCCCGCGGTCGTGTCGGCCATCGACGAGGCCGACTGGGTCGTCCTGGGCCCGGGCTCCTGGTTCACCTCCGTCCTGCCGCACCTGCTCGTGCCGGACCTGAGCGCCGCGCTGGCGAGCACCCGCGGGCGCGTGGTGGTCGTGCTCAACCTCGCCGAGCAGGAGGGGGAGACGGGTGGCTTCGGGCCGGCCGACCACCTCGCGGTGCTGGCCGAGCACGCGCCCGCCCTGGCCATCGACACCGTGCTCGCCGACCGCGCGTCGGTGGGTGCGGACCTGTCCGAGCTGGAGGAGATGGTCGCCGCCCTCGGTGCGCGCCTGGTCCTCGACGAGGTGGCCGCCGAGGACGGCACTGCCCGGCACGACCCGGAGAAGCTGGCGGCCGCCTACGAGCGGATCTTCCGCGCGGGCTGA
- the whiA gene encoding DNA-binding protein WhiA: MAMTAQVKAELANTSVTKACCRKAEVASTLRFAGGLHIVSGRIVVEAELDTGAAARRLRKDIAEIYGQSSDVVMVQGTGLRKGSRYIVRVARDGEALARQTGLLDQRGRPVRGLPPAVVSGGACDAVAAWRGAFLAHGSLTEPGRSSSLEVTCPGSEAALALVGVARRLGIHAKAREVRGVDRVVIRDGDAIGQLLTRLGAHETLMAWEERRMRREVRATANRLANFDDANLRRSARAAVTAGARVERAMEILGEEVPDHLRMAGELRLEHKQASLEELGQLHEPVLTKDAIAGRIRRLLAMADKRAEELGIPDTEASLTPEMLAEEG, from the coding sequence ATGGCGATGACGGCACAGGTGAAGGCGGAGCTGGCCAATACCTCGGTCACGAAGGCCTGTTGCCGCAAGGCCGAGGTCGCCTCGACGCTGCGCTTCGCGGGCGGCCTGCACATCGTCAGCGGCCGGATCGTCGTGGAGGCCGAGCTCGACACCGGCGCGGCCGCCCGCCGGCTGCGCAAGGACATCGCCGAGATCTACGGCCAGAGCTCCGACGTGGTCATGGTGCAGGGCACCGGGCTGCGCAAGGGCAGCCGCTACATCGTCCGGGTCGCCCGTGACGGCGAGGCGCTGGCGCGACAGACCGGCCTGCTCGACCAGCGCGGGCGCCCGGTGCGCGGCCTGCCGCCTGCCGTCGTCTCCGGTGGTGCCTGTGACGCCGTCGCGGCCTGGCGCGGCGCCTTCCTCGCCCACGGCTCGCTGACCGAGCCGGGTCGCTCCTCCTCGCTCGAGGTGACCTGCCCCGGCTCGGAGGCGGCGCTCGCCCTGGTCGGTGTCGCCCGCCGGCTCGGCATCCACGCCAAGGCCCGCGAGGTGCGCGGCGTGGACCGCGTGGTCATCCGCGACGGCGACGCCATCGGCCAGCTGCTCACCCGGCTCGGCGCCCACGAGACCCTGATGGCCTGGGAGGAGCGCCGGATGCGGCGCGAGGTCCGGGCGACCGCCAACCGGCTGGCCAACTTCGACGACGCCAACCTCCGACGCTCCGCTCGCGCCGCGGTGACCGCCGGCGCGCGGGTGGAACGGGCCATGGAGATCCTCGGCGAGGAGGTCCCCGACCACCTCCGGATGGCCGGCGAGCTCCGGCTCGAGCACAAGCAGGCCTCGCTCGAGGAGCTCGGCCAGCTGCACGAGCCCGTCCTGACCAAGGACGCCATCGCCGGTCGGATCCGCCGGCTGCTGGCCATGGCCGACAAGCGTGCCGAGGAGCTGGGCATCCCCGACACCGAGGCGTCGCTGACCCCGGAGATGCTCGCCGAGGAAGGCTGA